The following is a genomic window from Rhododendron vialii isolate Sample 1 chromosome 9a, ASM3025357v1.
ATCAAACATTACGTGGGTGAATAAGCTGGTTGTGGATTTAGTGGTCCTTGAAGGATTGAGGAAGCATAGTAGTGTTGGGCTGTTGGCCTTGTTAATGTAAAAATTGGGGGAAATAGTCTTAGCTGATGCCATTTTGTATCAATTTACTTCTCGTCTTCAAACACTTATCTTTTTATGTTATAGCGACATGCTATATAACCGAGGTGATGCTGCTTCTATACGTTCTATCTCCTAAGCAGTAACGAACAAAGTTGAAtagaataaaaagaaagagtataaggaaggaaagaaaagggtgaattttgtggaaattgattttagcaccccaaaaattgatggaggggctccaaaacgatgtcgttttgtgtatcaacacagttcagttttggagcccctccatcaatttttggagtgccaaaatcacaatccgttgtttttttttatcttgtacTGTAGTTTAAGTACTTCCAGGAGTTGATGTATTGGTTTGTTATCACTATGCTTAATTTTTACACTGTTTTTTGACAGACCCTGTGGGTTATGGGGACCCGATTATGGCCGTCTTGCCATCGTTCCACGACATCGAGTGAATTCCATTTCCAGCTGTGGTTACTGTCACTTCCGTTGGTGAGCACCAAGGTTTGCAGTTTACTTTCACAAGTCATTCAGTTCTTCCTTCTTATGCCTCCTTGCATCTTTGCAATTTGGGGAGACAAAGCTTGTAATGTAAAGTTGCTATTTGTGAGAAATAGACCACTTGTCCGGAAATAACTAAATACACATTACAAAATGAGAAGTTTAATCACTTGTATTAGCTATGTTTTTGTATGTTAGTGAAGCCATAGGTAACTGTTGCAGCTGGAATTACTAAGGATTTGTTCCGTATAGTTTTTTTATCCTGTTTCTGTTCACAGAATATTCGAATGCTATGAACAAGATCATGTTCGATAATAGTGTGCAAATACATAATGGGAGTTGTATTACTCCAAAACAGAGCTGCTCCAGTGTAAAAGTTCCCCATCGCAGTGATACTGGACCACAACAGACACGAAAATTGGTGGTGGTGTAGAGTTATAGCCTCTTATTTTACGTACATAAATTCCTAGATAGGCTTACAGACATGAAGACACGAAGATTGTATACACTAGATCTAAATTTTAGAAACTTCCTAGCAACCATGCACGTCCATCGTAGAGGTTGGAAATACATTCATAATATGGCACCTCTTACTAGAATGAGCAATAGTAATGATCCAATTACGTATGTTGCACTTTCCTTGTATTCAGAAAACAATTACAAGAATTGTTGTAGAAGTAATATGTAACATGTGATATTTGATATTTGATGCAAAGGAGGACAGGTTTTTAGTATAACATTATTATCAGCGTCTCTTGAGCTGtggtgtcacgccctcgatatTGGACATAGTTAATcataactttttcataaataaactaTTATCATCTTCTCATACATAAATACCCGGAGATGACATGCCAAAGTCATTCCATATACCAAAGTCCTTTCAAAATGTAAATCCAAGAGGTCACAACCCAATATTTCACAAGTAGCAAAAGAGAGCTAGGAAGGAGATGAGTGTTTTTACATTCATCTAGAGTTGAAagatatataaataaagttacaTTTTCATCTTCAAAATATGATTAAATAAGATGATAATACTCTTCAAAGATAAGCTTTCAAAAGATGTCTGGCAATGCTCATCAAGCATTTTATGCTCTGAACCTTAGTGGTTATCTGAAAATGAAAGGGTTGAGCAAACATATATCTGAAAATGAAAGGGTTGAGCAAACATATACTCTGTACGAAAATTTTTCAACAAACTCTATATGCATATGAGATGAAATGTGCTTAGGAAATCCTAACATGAGCAATGACATTTTGAGCAATGACATTTTGAATAAGGTAAGAACATAATGCTCCACCATAaattagaaaacaaagaaaacacacacatacacaccaTTATTTCTAAATCTCAATTTCCCATCAACCGTATTTCTGTTTATAGAGTTTTTGTTTCAACATCAATACATCATGAGTGATTCCTAGTGATACATCCACAGATGGACCTAGTCATATTCCGTGTGTTTGGGACCACGTGGCATCCCCCTTTCGCCAACTGTAAGAGCTTGTAAAGCTCGTTTCTCAACTTAGATTGAGTGATTCCTCTCCATGTATGGGATATCCACGTTCCAATGTCTTAAATTCAATCATTTTCCTCCTAGTCTTGCCACAAGATTTTATCTTGATTgctcaaaaaaaatactcattccatccctatttaattgtccattacgattttgcatgcatttttaactgcttatatctctcgacgtatcttgctaaaaatatacaatatgaatcttgtttgatagatctcaattttttctttaagacaattatttcaaaaatatgaaACATAATATATATCGGGGGAtataagttgttgaaaatgtACGCAAAACCttagtggacaattaaattgggacagagaaAGTAGGATGAATGTAGCGGATACAagtatttggagagagagagagagagagagagagagagagagagagagagagagagagagagctcacaCTGCTATGATATTTCAAGTGTTAAGTGTAGAAATTGCATTATGCCCCTTCACGAAATTAATTATTGCCCCCATCTCCTAATATATTACAAGTCAATACACTAACCCTTAAGCTAACACTTAATAATAATTAACTCTAaaagttcataaaaaaaaatctccataACATGCGGGTCCCCGACAAACTCGTCCATGGCacacaaaattattcaattatAATATGACGTAACAATAACATtacataaaataaattaaaattaagcaCGGGTTTCTACACATGAGAGCCACTCAGATCTAGCTCCTCATTCATCCTATCTTGCAGCTTCTGTTTAACCTTCTCAAGAGCGACTTCTAGATTCTTCAGCTGTAAAATGATTTATCTTTGCAATCTTAGTATCCATATTCAGCTTCACTTTCAAACACTATGGTGTCTGTTACGAAAATAAGAACAGTTCCCTACCTCTTGTTTAGCAAATCTGTTATGGATGAACAACCCGCTAAACAGATCAAAACTGTCCCTTGTTGTGCTTTCTTTCTGCCATAAACCCATGTTAGCGTACATCGTCATCGTGGCTACTTTAGGTCCTGTTTGGTTTCTGAGACTCAAGAGTTACCAGGAGAAAGACTGATCTTACCAATTTAACCAGCGTCTGAAAGTTTTTGGTATCTATAGACGTAGACTCAATCGCCATTTCGGACAAGGTCCTGCCAATCACCGGAGTCCCATGATTGAATTTGTTCTTTAGGTACTTAGATGGGGAAAGCATTGTAATACCTGCCAATTGTGTGTGTGAGAAATTGACTTCTAGCAGCTAGTTTGTCATGCTCTTCACAAGACATTTCCAGCATTTTGCAACCCTGGATCAAGAACTAAGAATATGAACAGGCCCAAGAGGGTAATAACGAGCTAGTCATTTGAGTTCAAATTGAGATTAGTGATTGTGTATAGTATTTTACCTCACTTCCAAAAATTTGAAGGAAACTTGAGCACACAACTTCATCCCTTATTCGGACCCTGTCGTATACAAAAGTCAGGTCTTTCCACCCATCTCTCCCGCTTTCTGGTCCGAACATCGGGTGAGTGCAAAGAATGTCTGAATCCGCCGGCAGTACCTTCGAAACACGTATACATATAGATATACATAAATATAACAGATAAGAGTTGAAGTGTATGAACCAAATTCACTTTCAAAACTTAGAatctaatttttaaattttggttttgacTTGAATCAAGTAGTACAATATGGTATGGATTTACTGAAACAGACGCAAGAATTCGTTGTCCCCGTTAAGCGGGTGAAATAGATACATACTTGCAATAGAACTTGTTTTGGGTGTTCCTTGACCGAGAGAACATCCACAAAGAGCGTCGGCCGTTTCAGACGGTGAAACGGTATTGATTTTACCACCTCTGATAGGGACAGAATCGATGTAGAGAGCATCACCACATCGTTTTCAGCCTCGAGAAACCCATCAATTTCCCTGGCAATTTTGAAACCAGCAGCAATCAATCTGTGAGATGAATACGTATAAAGAAATACTTATGTTTGTATAGTGGTGAATGAATATACCTGTAGAAAGAGATACCCAGATGGGAACAAAGGTGGGAGTGGTCGGATCGAGAAGTGGCTGTGATGGTGTGGCCTTGTTTAATCATGGTTTTGGAGAGGAACTGTCCAAAGGGGCCGAAGCCTATTATGCCTATCTTCAGGGGTCTTGATGAGGAGGTAGAAGAAGACAtggcgcagagagagagagagagagagagagagagagagagagagagttacggAACAAAGTTAAGAAAACGGCGCATTGACTTTGAGGTTTATTCACTTTCCGTGGCCTCATTCGAGATGATCTCGATGGAAAACCTCACTTTTCTATCACCACATTTTTTGATCCTACTGTGTGTTTATTATTGATCTGAAACGTTTATCTTGTAGAACCCATGTAGCAGTGTATCCATGTATAAAATAAACTTATATagataggagtatcaaaaattaaattttgctccgtaaaatggatagtttatctttattattattgacagaaatcagatcgtccgttttataaactaaaatccaaattttgatatatctatcgacttccaatcaagttgattttttgcatggcaatattatatttcgtgtcttaaaatatgaacggttcagatcacaaCAATACACTTAGTGGGACTCATAATAAGCGGTGGTGTAAAAGTGGGGTTTCACACCGCCGGTGAATAGAATTTATTTTCGAGTAGTTATATTTCCCATTTTCTTGGCATCTTTGAGTTGACCTTGACCTCTCTACACAGATCTTAGTACACGCATCttacacagttttttttttaatttttttattgggcagaaaagctacgtgcacagcagctggtgcacagcagctgtgcacagacccCGTTTTCTTCCGCCTCGGGTCGtgcaaaaatgatcggagccgctcattttgttcaaaataagtcgtttaaggtctctgtaaaaaatgagctggcctaaattctgaagtgattttgggtgttttgttaacgcctctaacgatatcgaacgaagctcattttttacagagaccttaaacgacttactttgaacaaaatgagctgctccgatcatttttgcgcgacccgaggcgggagaaaacggggtctgtgcacagctgctgtgcaccagctgctgtgcacgtagcacaacTCTTTATTGGGGGGAGGGGGGCTCACATTGGATTTTATAAAGATGATTCGAATcgcttattttttcttaaaataatttgaaaaatgtcCTAGTAAAAAATCAAGTAAATCCGATTGTCAATAAgagctttttcaaaattcataggATGGAAAATGAGCAGTTcagatcatctttgtgggacccaaaatgaaTCCCACAAAATTCTATGCAAGATATGTGTTAAAAGGTTTGTGTAAACTTACTTTTCGAAAGTTTGGCACGGAGCTCATGGGATATCGTTCGCAGTTGGCTCGTTTTGTCGGGCAAATAAGAAGGGAAATTAGTTTCTACTAGTTGATTTCAGTAATAATTGATGTGAGTGGAAATTACTTAGTTGCTCTCATTAAATTAGAACATtgagaagacaaaaaaaagtttgaggaGTAATTTGGTTTTTCTCTCCACCTGGATTAGCTTATCCTAGGGTGGAGGTGCAATTAGCTAAACCCCTCCAAAGATTAGCTTATCCTAGGGTGGAGGTGCAATTAGCTAAACCCCTCCAAAGAGATAAGCTCTCCCCCCTCCCACAGCCCCTCCATTCTCCCACTGTCAAACACCACCTTCCTTCTCCCACTCCCTCCCTTCCTTAGACAGTTAGACCCCAAACAAATAGGGCCAGTATATGTCATCGATTGGTTAAAGTGGGAACATAGAAAATAAAGATTAGCCAACACTTCTACCATCTATCCCTCTCCATGGCTCATCCTATTGTCTAATACTCCATAGGAGAGATAACGAGTCGCTCTCAAACATACTCTAATTGAGTTGATCACGAGCTGATCTTGAGtagctttatttttttaaacatcaATCTtaccgagggaaaaaaaattcaagcacCAGGGTAAGCAATCTCGGTAAACTACATATAATTCCGAAGCTCCTGATCCCTATTTAATCCCGGCATCAACCATACCTATAGGATAAGGGAAATACATTAGTAGTGGTGGTGTTTTTCTATAGGGACCGAAAATGAGGATTGGGATGCCATACATTTCAGGAAATCGATTCAGTAGGTGTAAAATTATATAAAGTACAAGACTGAACGTAGTAAATAAGCACAATAGCAGACACCGATATAGGCAAAATAGTAGACATCAAATACCAAGAAGTTTACCCCTGATACAAAATACTACCAAGACGTTGAACAAATAGCATGAATCAACTCACAAGAACTTTGAAAGCCGATTTCTAGCTCTATGCGCATACGTATGCCACATGAAAGGGACTTACCTTTTGTGAACCTGTTAGTACCACCGCCACATCCAActtgaaaattgcaaacaaATTTCAATATATATCTTGAAGTATAAGCGCTAACCACAACAACTCCGCCAGCATCACTGGGATTACCCTTGGGAGTTAGGACACGACACAGATGCAATATGTAAGTTTCATATTATCATTTGACTGGATCCTGTCCCTTCACATTAGTAGTGTTTGGAAACTTCTTCCACAGGCCGGCTGGCATTCTCATGCAAATATGCCttcaaaaatctttttaaaGTTGCAAATGCCTATATTGTACGGTACATAGTCTGTCTCCTTTACTAACTTGTATAATTTCCCTGACCTGAATTCTCTATGTCCGATCCATGCGTATCATTTTGTATCAATTTACTTCTCGTCTTCAAACACTTATCTTTTTACGTTATACCGACATGCTGTATCACCGAGGTGATGCTGATTCTATAATTTCTATCTCCTAAGCAGCATCGAACAAATTTGAAtagaataaaaagaaagagtaaggaagagggaatttatttatttatttattttcttgtgcTGTAGTTTAAGTACTTCCAGGAGTTGATGTATTGGTTCGTTATCACTATGCTTAATTTTTACACTGTTTTTTGACAGACCCTATGGGTTATGGGGACCCGAGTATGGCCGTCTTGCCATCTTTCCACGACATCAAGTGAATTCCATTTCCAGCTGTGGTTAAATTTTCTGTCACTTCCGTTGGTGAGCGCCAAGGTTTGCAGTTTACTTTCGCAAATCATTTGCAGTTCTTCCTTCTTATGCCTCCTTGCATCTTTGCAATCTGGGGAGACAAAGCTTGTAATGTAAAGTTGCTATTTGTGAGAAACAGACCCCTTGTCCGGAAATAACTAAATACACGTTAGAAAATGAGAAGCTTATTAGCTATGTTTTTGTATGTTAGTGAAGCCATAGGTAACTGTTGCAGCTGGAATTACTAAGGATCTGTTccgtatagttttttttttccttcctgttTTCCGTTTCTGTTCACAGAGCAAATTGAATGCTATGAGGAAGTCAAGAAGATCATGTTCGATAAAATTGTGCAAATTCATAATGGGAGTTGTATTACTCCAAAACAGAGCTGCTCCAGTGTAAAGTTCCCCATTGCAGGGATACTGGACCACAATAGACACGAAAATATTATAGCCTCTTACTATTACATACATTGTGAGACCTGACTctcatttttgtacaaaaagaaaaagaaaggattgtAACCTTTAATGAGGACCACATATTAGTAGAGAATAAGTTAAAATATTTATGGACTATATTTTGAGAGAAATGACAAAGAATGGAGATATACTCCTGCATGGAGATGGGCACATGGGTGCTAAAGAAGAATTTGAGGGTTTTCACCTTGTATGGGGCAAATGACATTTGGCACCAATAATTCATGGGGTTGTCTCCCATAACtctatatgtatgtatttagGTAATACACATGGGGGAACTCAGCTAAGGGGGAGCTGGGTTGGACAGAGGGGAAGGAACACTAAAGAAGGGGGATAAAATGGGAGGAGATGAAGGGTACGCACAAGAGAAAATTATGGAAagttatgtaaatatattgaaGGAAGTGGGATTGGTTTTTCTTTAGGTTTTTCTGCTTGTTTGTAAGTGAGTGAGTGGCGTTAACCAActgattttgttatgttttgatCGTGGTGCTTGAGGAGATGGGTTGTTACATACATAAATTCCTAGATAGGCTTCCAGAAGATTGCATACACTAGGCCTCAATTTTAGAAACTTTCTAACAACCATGCACGCCCATCGTAGAGCTTGGAAATATATTCATAATATGGCACCTCGTTCTAGGAATCTTAGCTCATATTATGGTTCGGGCTATAGTAATAATCTAACTACGTATGTTGCACTTTCCTTGTATTCAGAAAACAGTAGTACAAGAATTGTTGTAGAGGTCATATGTAACATGTGAGATTTGATGCAAAGGAGGACAGGTTATTAGTATAACATTATTATCAGCGTCTCTTCAGCCGCGGTGTTATGCCCTCGATTATAAACATAATTAATCATaactttttcacaaataagCCATTGTCATTTCTATACATAAATACCCATAGATGACATGCCAAAGTTATTCCATGAACCAGCGTCCTTTCAAAATGTAAATTCAAGTGGTCACAACCCAATATTTCATAAGTAGCAAAAGAGGGGAAGGAGATAAATGTTTTTGCATTCATCTAGAGTTGAAAGATGTATAAATAAAGTTACATTTTCATCTTCAAAACATGATGATAAAGTAACTCTTCAAAGATAAGCTTTCAAAAGATGTCTGGCCATGCACATCAAGCACTCTATGCTACCAACCTTAGTTGGTATCTGAAAATGGAAGGGTTTagcaaacacgtgcccagtagaaaaaatttgggcaaagtccactttcaccccatgtggttatcgtcatgtgcggataccgTTTTGAACCACATAACCTAcctatggttttgaaaatgtgtggATGGACCCCTTACCATCATGTTTTCTATCtatattaacggaggtgtatatcgttttgaaaatgtgcggatggACCCCCTACCATTATGTTTTCCATCtatattaacggaggtgtataTCACACGcttctagaatgtaatctgtgtcattcataatgtattaaataaagaatagagtatctctgtaaaaaaatcatctcgattaggcttcaataacccagtgatccaatttttagtaaattcaaatttgaaattttaatttcataacaaaatcaattcaaccatgagtttttcattttttgattgacttgaattttggcttAGATGTattactcgtcaaaatttacaatatcaacggtttggattcaatttttggtataggagataatgtggttagatttaaaaaagaagacgaaCCAAGGGACATGATGAGAacatatcggtcttttaatgttgtgtccgttaatatggatgtcAAACATGAAGGCAGTgagtctatccgcacattttcaaaaccacaaatAAGTTATGTGATCAGTTTTGAACAATGAGAAGGATATCCGCACATGATGATAACCACAGgaggtcaaagtggacttttcccaaaaaaattccaacaaacTCTGTATGCATATGAGATCAAATCAAATGTGCTAAGAAAATCCTAACATGAGCAATGacattttgaataaaataagaACATAATGCACCACCATAAATTAGAAACCAAAGAactcacacacacgcacacatcTCCTAATATATTACAAGTCCACTAACCCTAAAGCTTACACTCAATAATAATTAACTCTACCCTTCCTTCTGGGTACTGCTAACTATTCTAGGAGGTATGCAAGCAAGATCGTTTGATTTCCTCCTTTGTCCAGTAGATGGCCGGCTCCCCGTTGTCGTAAACGACGTCTGCTATGTTTAGATtggtgttttgaatttttttttgaaaaatagtaagagTAATAAgtagaaagagatagagagagaaatgttagaagtagAAGGAATCTagagggaattttttgaaaaattctttttgaattgtaaagagaacaaggcagaATTTAAGTTGAGGACTACTCTACTACCATCATGCCGGCCTTTTTAACTGTGTCCTCTTCTACTATCTAGGCATCCCGGAACTGCAACCTTTCAATCCTGAATCAAAGGTAATTTCATACATCATGTCATTCGCTCATCCTTCTCCTCGTCGGGGTTACTCCCATTTATCTCTAACTTCAAAAgttcatagaaaaaaaaaaactccataacATGTGGGTCCCCAACAAACTCATCCACGGCTCACAAAATTATTCATTATAATATGACGTAACAACAATATtacataaaataaattaaaattaagcaCGGGTTTCTACACGTGGGAGCCACTCGGATCAAGCTCCTCGTTCATCCTATCTTGCAGCTTCTGTTTAACCTTCTCAAGAGCGACTTCTAGGTTCTTCAACTGTAAAATGATTTACCTTTGCAATCTTAGTATCCATATTCAGCAACATTTTCAAACACTATGGTGTCTTTTTAGAGGATAAGAACAGTTTCCTACCTCTTGTTTAGCAAACCTGTTATGGATGAACAACCCGCTAAACAGATCAAAACTGTTCCTCATTGTGCTTTCTTTCTGCCATAAACCCATGTTAGTGAACATAGTCATCGTGGCTACTTTAGGTTCTGTTTGGTTGCTCAGACTCAAGAGTTACGAGGAGAAAGACTGATCTTACCAATTTAACCAGCGCCTCAAAGTTTTTGGTATCTATAGACGTAGACTCAATCGCCATTTCGGACAAGGTCCTGCCAATCACCGAAGTCCCATGATTGAATTTGTTCTGTAGTTTGTTCTTTAGGTAATTAGATGGGGAAAACAATATTGTAATACCTGGCAATTGTGTGTGTGAGAAATTGACTTCTAGCAGCTAGTTTGTCATGCTCTTCACAAGACATTTCCAGCATTTTGCAACCCTGGATCAAGAAACCGAGTATATGAACAGGCCCAACAGGGTAATAACGAGCTAGTCATTTGAGTTCAAATTGAGATTAGCGTCTTGATTAGTGATTGTGTCTAGTATTTTACCTCACTTCCAAAAATTTGAAGGAAACTTGAGCAGACAACTTCATCCCTTATTCGGACCCTGTTGTATACAAAAGTAAGGTCTTTCCACCCATCTCTCCCGCTCCCGCTGGCTGGTCCGAACATCGGGTGACTGCAAAGAAGGTCCAACTCCGGCGGCAGTACCTTCGAAACATACAACGCATACATGCAGAATTGCAGACATACATAAATACTAACAGATACATATAACTCAGTTGATAGAAATCAAACCAATTTTCTGCTTATATAAAGAGCTGAACAAAATAAGATAGTTGAAGTGTATGAACCAAATTCACTTTCAAAACTTAGAATCTAATTTCTAAATTTTGGTTTTGACTTGAATCAAGTAGTAGTACTCTAAATTTTGGTATGGATTTACTGAAACAGGAGCAAGAATTCGTTGTCCCCATTAAGCGGGTGAAATTAGATACATACTTGCAATAGAACTTGTTTTGGGTATTCCTTGACCGAGAGCACATCCACGAAGAGCGTCGGCCGTTTCAGACGGTGAAACGGTATCGATTTTACCACCTCTGATAGGGACAGAATCGATGTAGAGAGCACCACCACATCGTTTTCGGCCTCAAGAAACCCATCAATTTCCCTGGCAAGTCGAAACCAGTAATCAATCTGCAAGATGAATAGATAGGAAGATATAGTATGTGTGTATGGCGAATATACCTGTAGAATGAGATACCCAGATGGAAACAGAGCTGGGAGTGATCGGATCGAGAAGTGGCTGTGATGGTGTGGCCTTGTTTAATCATGGTTTTGGAGAGGAACTGTCCAAAGGTGCCGAAGCCTATTATGCCTATCTTCAGGGGTCTTGATGAGGAGGTAGAAGACGACAtggcgcagagagagagagagagagagtgagagaagagGAGGGAATTAGGGGGCGTTCCAATTTCtcttaaagttctt
Proteins encoded in this region:
- the LOC131301557 gene encoding uncharacterized protein LOC131301557 — encoded protein: MKMGQRQYCHFIRKLLGTETRTFLKKRKVQNLEQAYFLNQKKRTLREIGTPPNSLLFSHSLSLSLCAMSSSTSSSRPLKIGIIGFGTFGQFLSKTMIKQGHTITATSRSDHSQLCFHLGISFYREIDGFLEAENDVVVLSTSILSLSEVVKSIPFHRLKRPTLFVDVLSVKEYPKQVLLQVLPPELDLLCSHPMFGPASGSGRDGWKDLTFVYNRVRIRDEVVCSSFLQIFGSEGCKMLEMSCEEHDKLAARSQFLTHTIARTLSEMAIESTSIDTKNFEALVKLKESTMRNSFDLFSGLFIHNRFAKQELKNLEVALEKVKQKLQDRMNEELDPSGSHVMNAKTFISFPSFATYEILGCDHLNLHFERTLVHGITLACHLWSYGRQPHELLVPNVICPIQGYNPFFFFLYKNESQVSQYCKDARRHKKEELQMICESKLQTLALTNGSDRKFNHSWKWNSLDVVERWQDGHTRVPITHRLDVAVVLTGSQKYFVSGVNFLVFDVYYFAYIGLSLSLSLSLSLCAMSSSTSSSRPLKIGIIGFGPFGQFLSKTMIKQGHTITATSRSDHSHLCSHLGISFYREIDGFLEAENDVVMLSTSILSLSEVVKSIPFHRLKRPTLFVDVLSVKEHPKQVLLQVLPADSDILCTHPMFGPESGRDGWKDLTFVYDRVRIRDEVVCSSFLQIFGSEGCKMLEMSCEEHDKLAARSQFLTHTIGRTLSEMAIESTSIDTKNFQTLVKLKESTTRDSFDLFSGLFIHNRFAKQELKNLEVALEKVKQKLQDRMNEELDLSGSHV